A genomic stretch from Terriglobus sp. RCC_193 includes:
- a CDS encoding YdcF family protein, with the protein MARRHGRRQGSSGHPFRTLLVVIALIAAVWFASLYMRIDRVAQEDQAAPSDAIAVFGAAQYVGHPSPVYHARLDHVVSLYNHGMAPYIVTLGGTADKKNGLSEGDVGRNYLLANGVPYDHIIAETESLDSGQQVDQLARIARENGWKRVIVVSDGTHLFRIRALCEREGLDVLTSPRAPYGNLSAWGHFRRIGHEMLSYTFLRLHVEAGWAKRWMEGKEEA; encoded by the coding sequence ATGGCACGACGACACGGAAGACGGCAGGGCAGCAGCGGACATCCGTTCCGAACGCTGCTGGTGGTGATCGCGCTGATCGCCGCGGTGTGGTTTGCCAGTTTGTATATGCGCATTGACCGCGTGGCGCAGGAAGATCAGGCAGCGCCCTCGGATGCGATTGCGGTCTTTGGAGCGGCGCAGTATGTGGGGCATCCGTCGCCGGTGTACCATGCGCGGCTGGACCATGTGGTGAGTTTGTATAACCACGGAATGGCGCCTTACATTGTGACGCTGGGCGGGACCGCGGATAAGAAGAACGGACTCAGCGAAGGTGATGTGGGGCGAAATTATCTGCTGGCCAATGGCGTGCCGTATGACCACATTATTGCGGAGACGGAGTCGCTGGATAGTGGGCAGCAGGTGGATCAGCTGGCGCGTATTGCACGTGAGAATGGATGGAAGCGCGTGATTGTGGTGAGCGATGGGACGCATCTGTTCCGCATACGGGCGCTGTGCGAACGAGAGGGGCTGGATGTGTTGACTTCGCCGCGGGCGCCGTATGGAAATTTGTCTGCGTGGGGACACTTCCGGCGGATTGGGCATGAGATGTTGAGTTATACGTTCCTTCGGCTGCATGTGGAGGCTGGATGGGCGAAACGATGGATGGAAGGGAAGGAAGAGGCGTAA
- a CDS encoding YncE family protein, with product MVSLPRQVFRVSAAGLSAIAVLAVAGCGNNYRPVVSAINPVGPSTQPQVYATAVADPGNGNDGLATVINVFGETVAATAAVAPSPLYFTVDSGGQAYVLHSGNSVIDSFSAAEGLMTTTVKHSSLAQGVNPLQITTNGTAGPVFIIEPSVDKVAVMSAGTPPTIRQELPVPANPVYTIANPSATRVYTLSQGDTPGTSLGWASAIEAGTGTSNNAVSATLQVGVSPVYGVMTPDARRAFVLNQGSGTVTVINTVGNNLDKTITVGSNPLWADVAPAINEIAVLNQGTGTSAGSLSIINVALCSQIALPGNAACDPNNPADAVNFGQVLATVPVGIKPVQVAILSDLSKAYVANSDGTVTVVDMNTMVATKTITVGGKLNWIQAVAGNPTGKVLVTAADTQVLTMIRTDTDVVTSTIQLQGKGIGVRVSQ from the coding sequence TTGGTTTCACTTCCACGTCAGGTATTTCGCGTAAGCGCGGCTGGTCTGAGCGCAATTGCGGTGTTGGCCGTTGCCGGTTGCGGCAATAACTATCGGCCAGTTGTCAGTGCGATCAATCCGGTTGGGCCTTCAACCCAGCCGCAGGTATATGCCACGGCGGTCGCCGATCCGGGCAACGGTAACGATGGCCTTGCCACGGTGATTAACGTCTTTGGTGAGACGGTGGCCGCAACGGCGGCTGTCGCTCCGAGTCCGCTGTACTTTACCGTGGATTCCGGCGGCCAGGCGTACGTTCTGCATAGCGGCAATTCTGTTATCGACTCATTTAGTGCTGCGGAAGGCCTGATGACGACGACGGTGAAACATTCGTCGCTGGCGCAGGGCGTGAACCCGCTGCAGATCACCACGAACGGTACCGCAGGGCCGGTGTTCATCATTGAGCCGTCAGTGGACAAGGTGGCTGTGATGTCGGCGGGAACGCCACCGACGATCCGGCAGGAACTGCCTGTTCCGGCGAATCCGGTGTACACGATTGCAAATCCCTCGGCAACGCGCGTGTATACGCTGAGCCAGGGCGACACCCCGGGTACGAGCCTGGGCTGGGCCTCGGCGATTGAAGCGGGTACGGGGACTTCGAATAATGCTGTTTCCGCAACACTTCAGGTTGGCGTCAGCCCGGTTTACGGCGTGATGACTCCTGATGCACGCCGTGCCTTTGTTCTGAACCAGGGCAGCGGCACCGTGACCGTGATCAACACGGTGGGCAATAACCTTGATAAGACCATTACGGTGGGATCGAACCCGTTGTGGGCTGACGTGGCTCCTGCAATTAATGAAATTGCTGTTCTGAACCAGGGCACTGGGACGTCAGCCGGCTCACTGAGCATCATTAACGTGGCACTCTGCAGCCAGATCGCGCTGCCGGGCAACGCTGCTTGCGATCCTAATAATCCGGCGGATGCTGTAAATTTCGGCCAGGTACTGGCGACGGTTCCCGTGGGAATCAAGCCGGTGCAGGTGGCGATTCTGTCCGATCTGAGCAAGGCTTACGTGGCGAACTCCGACGGTACGGTTACAGTGGTGGACATGAACACCATGGTGGCTACCAAGACGATCACCGTGGGCGGTAAGCTGAACTGGATTCAGGCTGTCGCGGGTAATCCTACCGGCAAGGTGCTGGTGACCGCAGCCGATACGCAGGTATTGACCATGATCCGCACCGATACGGACGTTGTGACGTCGACCATCCAGCTGCAGGGTAAGGGTATTGGAGTTCGCGTTTCGCAGTAG
- a CDS encoding RNA polymerase sigma factor, with product MRIRIQFWKRTPPEDALTSSIPMAPSEFSFGNITPRPNPAEPFARSFVRESEVLPASDDNFLLRGIQRGDEAAMAQLFDRYSKLVYSVALRVLRDPSAAEDVLHEVFLHLWNQSESFQDVTASLGGSLAVAARHRSLDTLRRKKTDPQVQEFQLPSAVRLSEESERSATLERTHAALLRLPLDQRKALDMAFFDGLTHTEIAELTGEPAATVKTRIRTGLLQLRKAMQV from the coding sequence TTGCGGATTCGCATCCAGTTCTGGAAACGCACACCGCCTGAGGACGCGCTGACTTCATCCATACCCATGGCGCCATCAGAATTCTCTTTCGGCAATATCACACCGCGACCCAATCCCGCGGAACCCTTCGCGCGTTCCTTCGTCCGCGAAAGCGAAGTGCTGCCAGCCAGCGACGACAACTTCCTCCTGCGTGGCATTCAGCGCGGCGATGAAGCTGCCATGGCGCAACTCTTCGACCGCTACTCCAAACTCGTTTACTCGGTCGCTCTCCGCGTTCTGCGCGATCCTTCGGCTGCTGAAGACGTTCTGCACGAAGTCTTCCTGCATCTCTGGAATCAATCGGAATCATTTCAGGACGTAACCGCATCGCTGGGCGGATCGCTCGCTGTAGCAGCACGCCACCGCTCGCTGGACACGCTGCGCCGCAAAAAAACCGACCCGCAGGTGCAGGAATTCCAACTGCCCTCCGCAGTCCGTCTCTCCGAAGAATCGGAGCGCAGCGCCACACTTGAACGCACCCATGCCGCCCTGCTGCGTCTGCCGCTCGACCAGCGCAAAGCGCTCGACATGGCCTTTTTCGATGGCCTCACCCACACTGAGATTGCAGAACTCACAGGCGAACCCGCGGCCACCGTCAAGACGCGCATCCGCACAGGCCTCCTTCAGCTCAGAAAGGCGATGCAGGTATGA
- a CDS encoding anti-sigma factor domain-containing protein has product MTRQPPVTAEDLYLYALQLLVPEEQTRLQEFLQHSPEARKELANVRGDLILLSLTPEQHTPPALCRQRLLKQVARGKKSAVHSVADRATAQHAIATEPIFAPEPAPDRLSPIRDDSYTPSPETSFPFRSFQAEEPQRGLLATLLPWVGWALAVGLAVSTWTMWHKAEILQGTTAAANAKAAHIASESDKSLRALDVLRNSAAQRFQLTKQSSQPISNARVTYVSETGSLIFQGANLDQLPAGKVYELWLIPVGDGRTPIPAGTFRPDERGYASVVLPDIPKGVVAGTFGVTMEEEGGANNPTLPILMIGA; this is encoded by the coding sequence ATGACCCGGCAACCACCCGTCACCGCGGAAGACCTCTACCTGTACGCCCTGCAACTGCTGGTGCCGGAAGAGCAAACCCGCCTTCAGGAATTTCTGCAGCATTCGCCCGAAGCCCGCAAGGAACTGGCCAACGTCCGCGGCGACCTCATCCTGCTGTCCCTGACACCGGAACAGCACACACCGCCCGCACTCTGCCGTCAGCGCCTGCTGAAACAGGTCGCGCGCGGCAAGAAGTCTGCGGTTCATTCCGTCGCCGACCGCGCCACGGCGCAGCACGCCATTGCCACAGAGCCGATCTTCGCACCGGAACCCGCGCCTGATCGCCTCAGCCCTATCCGTGACGACAGCTACACACCTTCGCCGGAAACCTCGTTTCCCTTCCGCTCCTTCCAGGCAGAAGAACCGCAACGCGGCCTCCTCGCCACACTTCTGCCCTGGGTAGGATGGGCTTTGGCTGTGGGGCTCGCCGTCAGCACATGGACCATGTGGCATAAGGCCGAAATACTTCAGGGGACCACTGCCGCTGCCAATGCGAAGGCGGCACACATCGCATCGGAGTCGGACAAGTCCTTGCGCGCGCTGGACGTCCTGCGCAACAGCGCCGCCCAGCGCTTCCAACTCACGAAGCAAAGCTCGCAGCCCATCTCCAACGCCCGCGTCACCTACGTATCGGAAACAGGCTCGCTCATCTTCCAGGGTGCCAATCTTGACCAGTTGCCCGCAGGCAAAGTCTACGAACTCTGGCTCATCCCTGTAGGCGACGGTCGCACACCCATCCCCGCCGGCACCTTCCGTCCCGACGAACGCGGCTACGCCAGCGTCGTCCTGCCTGACATCCCCAAGGGCGTCGTCGCAGGCACCTTCGGCGTCACGATGGAAGAAGAGGGCGGAGCCAACAATCCCACGCTGCCCATCCTCATGATCGGCGCATAA
- a CDS encoding NAD(+)/NADH kinase, which produces MQHVAIISKPQKPELATLLPELIYFLKERGFEAHLDETSAAYVKEHGMARNTMAGCCPSLVIVLGGDGTLLSAARAFAKTDTPILSANLGSLGFLTEVPLSEIYKTFDAWQEGSCSVDQRSMMHAELWRDDEVYQAWDALNDVVISKGAIARMGDYSIQIGGQSVARFRADGVIVSTPTGSTAYSLAADGPIVMGSVEAMVVTPICPHLLTLRPIVTPADTEIRISVVGIADQTFLTVDGQEAVELKVADEVHCRRSQYSVRLVRLGEHGLFNVLRSKLKWGER; this is translated from the coding sequence ATGCAGCACGTTGCCATTATTTCGAAGCCGCAGAAACCGGAACTCGCAACTTTGTTGCCGGAACTTATTTACTTTCTCAAAGAGCGTGGCTTTGAAGCGCATCTGGATGAGACCAGCGCGGCGTATGTGAAGGAACATGGCATGGCGCGGAACACCATGGCGGGTTGTTGTCCGTCGCTGGTGATTGTGCTGGGTGGGGATGGGACGCTGCTGTCCGCGGCACGGGCGTTTGCGAAAACGGATACGCCGATCCTGAGCGCGAATCTTGGTTCGTTAGGTTTCCTAACGGAAGTTCCGCTGTCGGAAATCTATAAGACATTTGATGCCTGGCAGGAGGGTTCCTGCTCCGTGGACCAGCGAAGCATGATGCATGCGGAGCTGTGGCGCGATGACGAGGTGTACCAGGCGTGGGACGCGCTGAATGATGTGGTGATCAGCAAGGGCGCGATTGCGCGTATGGGCGATTACTCCATCCAGATTGGCGGTCAGAGTGTGGCGCGGTTTCGCGCGGATGGTGTGATCGTTTCCACGCCGACGGGGTCGACCGCATATAGCCTGGCGGCGGATGGGCCGATTGTGATGGGCAGCGTGGAGGCGATGGTGGTAACGCCGATCTGTCCGCACCTGCTGACGCTGCGGCCGATTGTGACACCGGCGGATACGGAGATTCGCATCTCCGTTGTGGGGATTGCGGACCAGACGTTTCTCACAGTGGATGGGCAGGAAGCTGTGGAGCTGAAGGTGGCAGACGAGGTGCATTGCCGCCGTTCGCAGTATTCGGTGCGGCTGGTGCGGCTGGGCGAGCATGGTTTGTTCAATGTGCTGCGATCGAAGTTGAAGTGGGGCGAGCGGTAA
- a CDS encoding TlyA family RNA methyltransferase, with product MAKVRLDKALVERGLAPSRERAASLILAGRVLVDEQKQTKAGFAMAEDAAIRILGEEMPYVSRGGLKLRGALDHWKMELAGRLCVDIGASTGGFTDCMLQAGAVAVLAVDTGYGQLAMSLRNDARVKLLERTNARLLEPGVLLREASSLSADVAPSFFCMDVSFISASLVIGPVVASLTKPESRWVGECVVLVKPQFEAGREWVGKGGIVRDPQAYGIATERVKEAIRVAGGETVEVIDSPITGMEGNREFLLYARFA from the coding sequence ATGGCAAAGGTTCGTTTGGATAAGGCATTGGTGGAGCGTGGGCTGGCTCCTTCGCGAGAACGTGCCGCGAGTCTTATCCTGGCCGGCCGCGTGCTGGTGGACGAGCAGAAACAGACCAAGGCGGGGTTTGCGATGGCCGAGGATGCGGCGATTCGTATTCTGGGCGAGGAGATGCCGTATGTCAGCCGCGGTGGATTGAAGCTGCGCGGTGCGCTGGATCACTGGAAGATGGAGCTTGCGGGGCGTCTGTGCGTGGACATTGGCGCCTCTACTGGCGGCTTTACGGATTGTATGTTGCAGGCGGGTGCAGTTGCGGTTCTTGCCGTGGATACGGGGTATGGGCAGCTTGCGATGTCGTTGCGTAATGATGCGCGCGTGAAGCTGCTGGAACGCACGAATGCGCGGCTGCTGGAGCCGGGTGTGTTGTTGCGAGAGGCTTCTTCGCTGTCGGCTGATGTTGCGCCGAGTTTTTTCTGCATGGATGTTTCGTTTATCTCTGCGTCGCTGGTGATTGGGCCGGTGGTGGCTTCGTTGACGAAACCGGAGTCGCGCTGGGTAGGCGAGTGCGTGGTGCTGGTGAAGCCGCAGTTTGAAGCCGGACGCGAATGGGTGGGCAAGGGCGGCATTGTGCGCGATCCGCAGGCGTATGGCATTGCAACGGAGCGCGTGAAAGAGGCGATTCGTGTGGCAGGTGGCGAGACGGTGGAGGTGATTGATTCGCCGATTACAGGGATGGAAGGGAACCGGGAGTTTTTGTTGTATGCGCGGTTTGCGTGA